Proteins encoded in a region of the Mucilaginibacter sabulilitoris genome:
- a CDS encoding IS110 family RNA-guided transposase, producing the protein MEKMHFHAAGIDIGARKLFVGLESQPVRSFETFTSDLVSLKHYLLEHKVSTVAMEATGVYWYVLYDILLDAGLDVWLVDGRQTRQLPGRKTDVKDCQWIQQLHSYGLLNRCYVSEGHIKELRSYQRLREDHLRSAAMHVQHMQKALIEMNIRLPEVLSQVHGVSGMALIDAILQGERDPAKLFSLCHKKIRENKGEEVLKALQGHYTAQGLFALGQAYKGYGFYQGQIQECDSQIDRVLQRINRDKSLPPGISGGKRKAIRHNKPNIDNLGDHLLKIFDGKDATKLPGITDYNWLQLYTEVGSDLSRWPSEKHFTSWLGLSPGHDRSGKKNKSKSKGKPTVGQIFKQMAHGLLNSKYIGWGSFARRLRGRKGPAIAIKATARKLAAQYWRLIVKGADFVEKGLHSYENILKEQKQRRLERLALELNMELVPA; encoded by the coding sequence ATGGAAAAGATGCATTTTCATGCAGCGGGCATAGATATAGGCGCCCGTAAGCTATTCGTGGGGCTTGAAAGTCAGCCGGTTCGTTCGTTTGAAACTTTCACCAGTGATCTGGTATCACTTAAGCATTATTTATTGGAGCATAAAGTAAGTACGGTAGCCATGGAAGCGACAGGAGTTTACTGGTATGTGCTTTATGATATTCTTTTGGATGCGGGATTAGATGTGTGGCTTGTTGACGGTCGGCAGACACGGCAGTTACCAGGCAGAAAAACAGATGTAAAGGATTGCCAGTGGATACAGCAGTTGCATAGCTATGGTTTACTGAACCGCTGTTATGTTTCAGAGGGGCATATCAAAGAATTGCGTAGTTATCAGCGTCTTCGGGAGGATCACCTTCGGAGTGCGGCCATGCATGTTCAACACATGCAGAAGGCACTGATAGAAATGAATATCCGTTTGCCGGAGGTATTAAGCCAGGTCCATGGAGTAAGCGGCATGGCGTTGATCGATGCGATACTGCAGGGTGAGCGTGATCCTGCTAAGTTGTTTTCACTGTGCCATAAAAAGATCAGGGAGAATAAAGGAGAAGAAGTATTGAAGGCCTTGCAGGGCCATTATACAGCCCAGGGGCTTTTTGCCTTGGGTCAGGCCTATAAGGGCTATGGTTTTTATCAGGGTCAGATACAGGAATGCGACAGTCAGATTGATCGTGTTTTACAGCGGATCAACAGGGACAAGAGCCTACCGCCGGGAATAAGCGGCGGGAAACGCAAAGCGATCCGTCACAACAAACCTAATATCGATAATCTGGGGGATCACTTGTTGAAAATATTTGATGGTAAAGACGCGACCAAACTCCCGGGTATTACAGATTACAACTGGTTACAGTTATACACAGAGGTAGGTTCGGATCTTAGCCGATGGCCAAGTGAAAAACATTTCACCAGTTGGCTTGGTTTATCGCCGGGGCATGACCGTTCAGGAAAGAAAAACAAAAGTAAAAGCAAGGGTAAGCCGACCGTTGGGCAAATATTCAAACAGATGGCCCATGGATTATTGAACAGCAAGTATATCGGCTGGGGTTCATTTGCAAGAAGATTAAGGGGTAGAAAAGGCCCCGCGATAGCTATTAAAGCTACAGCCAGAAAACTGGCTGCTCAATACTGGCGTTTAATCGTAAAAGGCGCCGACTTTGTAGAGAAGGGCCTTCACTCGTATGAGAACATTCTTAAAGAACAGAAACAAAGGCGATTAGAAAGACTCGCCCTTGAATTAAATATGGAACTTGTGCCTGCTTAA
- a CDS encoding TIGR02757 family protein has protein sequence MIENIKLFLDARVAQYNQPGFIENDPISIPHMFRRKEDIEIMGFWAATLAWGQRVTIIKKCKELIALMDGAPYDFIINHEEPDLKKLLSFKHRTFNDIDTLYFIAFFRQHYERFESLEDAFVPPSPLKGEFFDLHAPPLGGRGAEAALNHFRSYFFSLPDFPHRTMKHVSSPSQKSTCKRLNMFLRWMVRKDDCGVDFGIWNKIKPTDLVCPLDLHVDRVARKLLLITRKQTDWQAAEELTARLREFDPADPVKYDFALFGLGIEERWGVQF, from the coding sequence ATGATCGAAAATATAAAATTATTCCTTGACGCCAGGGTGGCTCAATATAACCAGCCCGGTTTTATTGAGAACGACCCCATATCCATACCTCATATGTTCCGCCGTAAGGAGGACATCGAGATCATGGGCTTCTGGGCAGCAACCCTGGCCTGGGGCCAACGCGTTACCATTATCAAAAAATGTAAGGAACTGATTGCCCTTATGGATGGCGCACCTTATGATTTTATCATTAACCATGAAGAGCCTGATCTGAAAAAACTACTCAGCTTTAAGCATCGCACCTTTAACGATATTGATACGCTTTATTTTATAGCCTTTTTCAGACAGCATTATGAGCGGTTTGAATCATTGGAGGATGCGTTTGTGCCCCCTAGCCCCCTAAAGGGGGAGTTTTTTGATTTGCATGCTCCCCCTTTAGGGGGCCGGGGGGCTGAAGCTGCCCTCAACCACTTTCGATCATACTTCTTCTCCTTGCCCGATTTTCCGCACCGGACAATGAAACATGTATCATCACCCTCGCAAAAGTCGACTTGTAAGCGATTGAATATGTTTTTACGCTGGATGGTTCGGAAAGATGATTGCGGAGTTGATTTTGGCATCTGGAACAAAATTAAACCGACTGACCTGGTTTGTCCGCTCGATCTGCATGTCGACCGTGTGGCCCGCAAACTACTGCTCATTACCCGCAAGCAAACCGACTGGCAAGCCGCCGAAGAGCTCACTGCCCGTTTACGTGAATTTGACCCCGCCGACCCAGTGAAGTATGATTTCGCTTTGTTTGGATTAGGGATTGAAGAGCGTTGGGGCGTGCAGTTTTAA
- a CDS encoding cystathionine gamma-synthase, whose protein sequence is MKFATKAIHAGQEPDPTTGAIMTPIYQTSTYWQKSPGDNKGYEYSRGTNPTRKALEDCLAALENAKFGLAFSSGMGATDAVMKLLAPGDEVITGNDLYGGSYRIFTKIFANYGIKFHFLDLSNPEIIREYTNDKTKLVWIETPTNPTMQIVDIEAIGKIAKEKNLLFVVDNTFASPYLQNPIDLGADVVMHSVTKYIGGHSDVVMGALMLNDEELYKKLWFIYNACGATPGPMDSFLVLRGIKTLHLRMKAHCENGRQIAEFLKTHPKVEKIYWPGFTDHPNHNVAKRQMRDFGGMISIVLKGADLQETFRVASSFRVFSLAESLGGVESLINHPVSMTHGSIPKAEREKAGVVDNLLRLSVGVEDIEDLLEDLKQALS, encoded by the coding sequence ATGAAATTCGCAACTAAAGCAATACATGCAGGGCAGGAGCCCGATCCAACAACGGGCGCCATCATGACGCCGATATACCAGACATCAACTTACTGGCAGAAGTCGCCGGGCGATAATAAAGGCTATGAATACTCCCGCGGTACAAACCCTACCCGTAAGGCGTTGGAAGATTGTTTGGCGGCATTGGAAAACGCCAAATTCGGACTTGCTTTTTCGAGCGGCATGGGTGCTACGGATGCAGTTATGAAACTACTCGCCCCTGGCGATGAGGTAATCACCGGGAACGACCTATACGGCGGGTCGTACCGCATCTTTACCAAGATATTCGCCAATTATGGCATCAAGTTTCATTTTCTTGATCTGTCCAACCCGGAGATCATACGCGAATATACCAATGATAAAACCAAATTGGTTTGGATAGAAACGCCAACTAATCCCACCATGCAAATTGTGGATATAGAGGCTATTGGTAAAATAGCGAAAGAAAAGAACCTGCTGTTTGTAGTGGATAATACCTTTGCCTCTCCATACCTGCAAAACCCTATTGATTTGGGTGCTGATGTGGTAATGCACTCCGTAACCAAATACATTGGCGGCCACTCTGATGTGGTGATGGGCGCCCTGATGCTGAACGACGAGGAGTTATATAAAAAGCTCTGGTTTATTTATAACGCCTGTGGCGCTACTCCGGGCCCGATGGACAGCTTCCTGGTGCTGCGTGGTATAAAGACCCTGCACCTGCGCATGAAGGCCCATTGCGAAAACGGCAGGCAAATAGCCGAGTTCCTGAAAACTCACCCGAAGGTTGAAAAGATATACTGGCCGGGCTTTACCGATCATCCGAACCATAACGTAGCCAAAAGGCAAATGCGTGATTTTGGCGGCATGATCTCTATAGTTTTAAAAGGCGCCGATCTGCAGGAAACATTCCGCGTTGCTTCATCATTTAGAGTGTTTTCCCTGGCCGAGTCATTAGGTGGTGTAGAATCACTGATCAATCACCCGGTAAGCATGACCCACGGATCTATCCCCAAAGCCGAGCGCGAAAAAGCCGGTGTGGTAGACAACCTGCTGCGCCTGAGCGTAGGGGTGGAGGACATCGAAGACCTGCTGGAAGATTTGAAGCAAGCGCTGAGTTAA
- the proS gene encoding proline--tRNA ligase, translating to MSKGVISKDEDYSQWFNDLVIKSDMAEYSPVRGCMIIKPYGYSIWEKIQAVLDQMFKDTGHSNAYFPLLIPKSFFSKEASHVDGFAKECAVVTHYRLKNDGDGNIIVDEEAKLEEELIIRPTSETIIWNTYKGWIQSYRDLPILVNQWANVMRWEMRTRLFLRTSEFLWQEGHTAHATSEEAVAETEQMLNVYADFAENWMALPVVKGRKTANERFAGALDTYCIEALMQDGKALQAGTSHFLGQNFAKAFDVKFTTRDNKQDFVWATSWGVSTRLIGALIMAHSDDAGLVLPPKLAPIQVVVVPIYKHQEELDNISAYVASLSKELKAKGISVKFDNRDTHRPGAKFAEYELKGVPLRVAIGSRDMQNGTVELARRDTKTKETVNQEGLAQTIEALLGEIQNSIYKKAFDFRAENTTEVDTWEEFKRMLDEEPGFISAHWDGTSETEQKIKEETKATIRCIPLDNKQEEGKCIFTGKPSTQRVLFARAY from the coding sequence ATGAGCAAAGGTGTTATAAGTAAAGACGAAGATTATTCGCAATGGTTTAACGACTTAGTAATTAAATCTGACATGGCAGAGTACTCGCCAGTTAGGGGCTGCATGATCATTAAACCGTACGGCTATTCTATATGGGAAAAAATACAAGCGGTGCTTGATCAAATGTTTAAAGATACAGGGCACAGTAACGCCTATTTTCCGCTTTTAATACCCAAGTCTTTCTTCTCTAAAGAGGCCAGTCATGTTGATGGGTTTGCTAAAGAGTGTGCTGTTGTTACGCACTATCGTTTAAAGAACGATGGTGACGGAAATATCATTGTTGATGAAGAGGCTAAACTGGAAGAAGAACTTATTATTCGCCCCACATCAGAAACTATTATCTGGAACACCTACAAAGGCTGGATCCAATCATACCGCGACCTGCCTATTCTGGTTAACCAGTGGGCCAACGTAATGCGCTGGGAAATGCGTACCCGTCTGTTTTTACGTACCAGCGAATTTCTATGGCAGGAAGGCCATACGGCCCACGCCACCTCTGAAGAAGCCGTGGCCGAAACCGAGCAAATGCTGAATGTTTATGCCGACTTTGCCGAAAACTGGATGGCGTTGCCGGTAGTAAAAGGCCGTAAAACAGCTAACGAACGTTTTGCGGGTGCTTTGGATACCTACTGCATTGAAGCGTTGATGCAGGACGGTAAAGCCTTGCAAGCCGGAACATCACACTTTTTAGGGCAGAACTTTGCCAAGGCTTTTGATGTGAAATTCACCACCCGGGATAACAAACAAGATTTTGTTTGGGCAACCTCATGGGGGGTATCTACCCGTTTAATTGGTGCGCTGATCATGGCCCACTCTGATGATGCCGGATTGGTACTGCCACCAAAACTGGCCCCTATACAGGTTGTAGTTGTGCCAATTTACAAACACCAGGAAGAGCTTGACAATATTTCGGCTTATGTGGCTTCGCTAAGCAAAGAACTTAAGGCCAAAGGAATCTCTGTAAAATTTGATAACAGGGATACCCATCGTCCGGGAGCAAAATTTGCCGAGTATGAGCTGAAAGGTGTGCCATTGCGTGTTGCCATTGGTAGCCGCGATATGCAGAACGGAACGGTTGAGCTGGCCCGCCGCGATACCAAAACAAAGGAAACCGTAAACCAGGAAGGGCTTGCGCAAACTATAGAAGCGTTGCTGGGCGAAATTCAGAATAGCATTTACAAAAAAGCGTTCGACTTCAGGGCTGAAAACACCACCGAAGTAGATACCTGGGAAGAGTTTAAGCGCATGCTTGATGAGGAGCCTGGTTTCATCAGCGCCCACTGGGATGGTACCTCAGAAACCGAACAAAAAATAAAAGAGGAAACTAAGGCGACAATCCGTTGCATACCTTTGGATAACAAACAGGAAGAAGGCAAATGCATCTTTACAGGCAAACCCTCAACACAAAGGGTACTGTTTGCAAGGGCGTATTAA
- a CDS encoding OmpP1/FadL family transporter, whose amino-acid sequence MKIKYLLSVIAIVAFTKDTFAQYSQDAVRFSTFQNGSTSRIKAIGNSGTAIGGDLSSVSGNPAGLGFFTHSEFSITPEYNGSKVNSSYFGQANSTSKNNGNLSNASIVFYQRLNTPKGRDKSKGWLSINYGGGYSRTNNFYENIVYGGKNTANSISDYYAGTANNFPDDALAQWAYDDNLIDNFGTTQNPDFASTVNTPVNQTGVISRIGGQSEFNFAFGANYSNKLYLGLGVAVTDLRYDYYRQFIEDGSASITAPGSTIGTPTPFNSNYSQNQSTRGSGANVKLGVIYKPVEALRLGFTFTSPTFYSINDVYNEGLATSINGKSNQPNGSGDYALNYNMRTPLKLAGGAAVFIGKYGFISGDVEYIDYSTTHLSSNDSYIGDQDNAAIKANYKSAINIHAGAEARITSMFYLRGGYSQQGSPFKNNTTSTDVTSDIKTVTGGIGIRFGQYYVDATYAHITGSESFSPYLINNGNPTANFKKTNNNGFLTLGYRF is encoded by the coding sequence ATGAAAATAAAATATTTACTCAGTGTAATCGCTATAGTAGCCTTTACTAAAGATACATTTGCGCAATACTCGCAGGATGCGGTACGTTTTTCTACCTTTCAAAACGGATCAACATCGCGTATTAAAGCAATTGGCAATTCCGGTACCGCCATAGGTGGCGATCTGAGTTCTGTAAGCGGCAACCCCGCGGGTTTAGGTTTCTTTACCCATTCGGAGTTTAGTATAACGCCGGAATATAATGGATCAAAAGTAAATTCAAGCTATTTTGGACAGGCCAACAGCACCAGCAAAAACAATGGTAATTTGAGCAACGCCTCCATTGTGTTTTACCAACGCCTTAACACGCCAAAAGGACGCGATAAAAGCAAGGGCTGGCTCAGCATCAATTATGGCGGGGGTTACAGCCGTACCAATAATTTTTATGAGAATATAGTTTACGGCGGCAAAAATACTGCCAACTCGATATCTGATTACTACGCCGGCACAGCCAACAACTTCCCTGACGACGCCTTGGCTCAATGGGCATACGACGACAACCTGATTGATAATTTTGGCACAACTCAAAATCCAGACTTTGCAAGTACTGTTAATACACCAGTAAATCAAACCGGGGTAATTTCACGCATAGGTGGTCAGTCGGAATTTAACTTTGCCTTCGGCGCCAACTACAGCAATAAATTATACCTTGGTTTAGGCGTTGCTGTCACTGATCTGCGATATGATTATTACCGGCAATTTATTGAAGATGGTTCCGCATCTATAACTGCACCCGGCAGTACAATAGGCACGCCAACTCCTTTTAACTCAAACTATTCGCAAAACCAATCGACAAGAGGATCAGGTGCAAACGTTAAGCTAGGTGTTATATACAAACCTGTTGAGGCCTTACGTTTAGGGTTTACTTTTACCTCTCCTACTTTTTATAGCATTAACGATGTTTATAACGAAGGACTGGCGACTTCCATTAACGGAAAATCAAACCAACCCAATGGATCTGGAGATTATGCGTTAAATTACAATATGCGTACACCGCTCAAGTTAGCTGGCGGTGCTGCTGTATTTATTGGTAAATACGGTTTTATATCGGGCGATGTGGAGTATATTGACTATTCAACAACCCATCTCAGCAGTAATGATAGTTATATTGGCGATCAGGATAATGCAGCTATCAAAGCGAATTACAAATCGGCCATTAATATACATGCCGGTGCAGAAGCCCGTATAACCAGTATGTTTTATTTACGCGGAGGCTATAGCCAGCAAGGTAGTCCGTTTAAAAACAATACAACTTCAACAGATGTAACCAGCGATATCAAGACTGTTACCGGTGGTATAGGTATCCGGTTTGGTCAATATTATGTTGATGCCACCTATGCACACATTACGGGCTCTGAGTCATTTTCGCCTTATTTAATAAATAACGGGAACCCAACTGCCAATTTCAAAAAAACCAACAATAATGGTTTCCTGACCCTGGGATATCGTTTTTAA
- a CDS encoding lipocalin family protein, protein MKKEILATSAVVLGLTALALHARSKPLETVKYVELKKYLGTWFEIAAFPQSFEKGCSCTSATYGLSTDGTLIVKNRCIKDNKLKVSEGKAFVTDHSNAKLDVQFFWPFKGKYWIIDLAKDYSYAVVGHPNRKYLWILSRRPTLDDQTYNHLVVRAADKGFDVRQLVKTEQIADVSAI, encoded by the coding sequence ATGAAGAAAGAGATTTTGGCAACATCTGCTGTTGTTTTAGGTTTAACAGCTTTAGCGTTGCACGCCAGGAGTAAACCTTTAGAAACTGTTAAATATGTAGAACTAAAAAAATATCTGGGTACCTGGTTTGAAATAGCCGCTTTCCCGCAAAGTTTTGAAAAAGGGTGTAGTTGTACTTCGGCAACTTATGGTTTAAGTACCGATGGCACCTTAATAGTGAAAAACAGATGCATTAAGGATAATAAATTAAAAGTAAGTGAGGGCAAAGCCTTTGTTACCGATCATAGCAATGCCAAGCTTGATGTACAGTTTTTTTGGCCCTTTAAAGGTAAATACTGGATCATTGATCTGGCTAAGGATTACAGCTATGCTGTAGTTGGGCATCCTAATCGTAAATATTTGTGGATATTGAGTCGGAGGCCTACACTTGACGATCAAACCTACAACCATCTTGTTGTACGCGCGGCTGATAAAGGTTTTGACGTAAGGCAACTGGTCAAAACAGAGCAGATAGCCGATGTTTCAGCTATTTAA
- a CDS encoding SDR family oxidoreductase: MLQGTNISILGCGWYGRALAKALIKKGARVKGSATSPEKMEALAVESIKPYLVIFSPDEEHYDPAFFDCDVLFIAIPPKSRSGEGANFIYKIQGIISAIKQHEVQHVVFISSTGVYADLNLEVDELSNPQPNTESGEILLTAEDLFRAETSFKTTIIRFAGLIGPGRDPGRFFAGKTNIPNGNAPVNLIHLDDCIGLSIAIIDKKAYGYLFNACSPDHPTRSAFYTRASVNSDLLEPQFIPELKEWKIVKSIHVDAVLGYQYKVSKLI; the protein is encoded by the coding sequence ATGCTACAGGGAACAAACATCAGTATTTTAGGTTGCGGCTGGTACGGCCGGGCGTTGGCAAAAGCCCTCATAAAAAAAGGTGCAAGAGTCAAAGGCTCAGCCACCTCTCCGGAAAAAATGGAAGCATTGGCAGTAGAGAGCATTAAACCTTATCTGGTGATTTTTTCACCTGATGAAGAGCACTATGACCCGGCTTTTTTTGATTGTGACGTATTATTTATTGCCATTCCGCCAAAGAGCAGATCGGGAGAGGGTGCAAATTTTATTTATAAGATACAAGGCATTATCAGCGCTATTAAGCAGCATGAGGTTCAGCATGTTGTATTTATCAGCTCAACCGGGGTTTATGCGGATTTAAACCTGGAGGTTGATGAATTAAGTAACCCTCAACCTAATACTGAATCAGGCGAGATATTGTTGACTGCTGAGGATCTTTTCAGAGCCGAAACCTCCTTTAAAACTACTATTATCCGCTTCGCCGGATTGATAGGCCCCGGCCGGGATCCGGGTCGTTTTTTTGCCGGTAAAACAAATATCCCTAACGGCAACGCCCCCGTTAACCTGATCCATCTGGATGATTGTATCGGTTTGAGTATAGCGATAATTGATAAAAAAGCTTATGGTTATTTATTTAATGCCTGCTCTCCCGACCATCCCACCCGTTCGGCTTTTTATACGCGGGCATCTGTCAACTCAGATCTGTTGGAACCTCAGTTTATTCCCGAATTAAAAGAATGGAAAATAGTAAAAAGCATTCATGTGGATGCTGTTTTAGGGTACCAATACAAGGTGAGCAAATTGATTTAA
- a CDS encoding glycoside hydrolase family 3 N-terminal domain-containing protein, with the protein MTKRKWTLGFAAFLIIGSTNAQVYKNARAPVEARVNDLLGRMTLEEKIGQMSMNGLRGSLTNPIAYGVCESPFITVNEIASLSVKAKKYAREKTRLGIPPVQIGECLHGQLASGATIFPQAIAQGSTWNPVLIKQMGSVIAYEASSSGVDQALSPLFDLIRDPRFGRVEECYAEDPYLVSQLGSAFVTGMQGDVEQSISGIGKDKVMCTAKHFAAYSIPVAGINLAPASIGERELRSMFLVPFKDAVQKANIYSVMPSYNEMDGIPAHANHFLLDKVLRKEWGFKGYVFSDYEGLKMLYTFQHIAKNAADAAPIALNAGVDLEAPSPDVYSKLIELVKAGKVKESQIDTAVARILTVKFKAGLFEKPLVDTLQLKKRVHTPAHVTLSQQIAEESLILLKNDKQLLPLDINKLKSLAVIGPNANQVQYGDYSSTRDSRSGITVLNGIKTLVGNNVKINYVKGCTLSGHDKSGFAEAVEAAKNSDAVVVVLGTTSVVFSGIGWNGHAPESEPKDPFTCGEGYDVTDINPEGVQRQLLQEIYKTGKPMILVLVHGRPWSISWEKENIPAILEAWYPGEKGGNAIANILFGKVNPSGRLNVSIPQSVGHIPVFYNHVSSGKGFYHNPGSPDKPGQDYVFSSADVLFPFGFGLSYTSFNYSNMRVSAASFGKGQSVQVSVDVTNTGSVPGKEVVQMYLGNKVNSVTTPVMALKGFDKISLKPGETQTVHFIIKPEDIAIWNTDMKFVTEPGTFDVMIARSAEDVVLKKTLEYKD; encoded by the coding sequence ATGACGAAAAGAAAATGGACTTTAGGTTTCGCTGCATTTTTGATCATCGGCTCTACCAATGCCCAGGTTTACAAAAATGCCCGGGCGCCTGTTGAAGCCCGCGTGAACGATTTGCTCGGCCGCATGACGCTGGAAGAAAAGATAGGACAGATGAGTATGAACGGTCTCAGAGGTTCATTAACTAATCCTATTGCTTATGGCGTTTGCGAAAGTCCTTTCATTACCGTAAATGAAATAGCATCACTTTCGGTAAAGGCTAAAAAATATGCCCGTGAAAAAACGCGTTTGGGCATACCGCCCGTTCAAATTGGCGAATGTTTGCACGGGCAATTGGCATCGGGAGCTACCATATTTCCACAGGCCATAGCACAAGGCAGTACCTGGAACCCGGTGCTGATTAAACAAATGGGTTCGGTTATCGCCTATGAAGCATCCTCGTCAGGCGTTGATCAGGCCCTGTCACCTTTATTCGATCTGATCCGCGACCCTCGCTTTGGCCGGGTTGAAGAATGTTATGCCGAAGATCCATATCTGGTTAGTCAGTTGGGCTCAGCGTTTGTTACAGGTATGCAAGGTGATGTTGAACAAAGTATTTCGGGTATAGGTAAAGATAAGGTAATGTGTACAGCCAAGCATTTTGCAGCTTACAGCATTCCGGTAGCCGGCATCAATTTGGCTCCGGCCTCAATTGGCGAACGTGAGTTGCGTTCCATGTTTTTGGTTCCTTTTAAAGACGCGGTGCAAAAGGCCAATATATACTCCGTAATGCCGTCTTACAATGAAATGGATGGTATCCCTGCGCATGCAAACCATTTTTTACTCGATAAGGTATTGCGAAAAGAATGGGGCTTTAAAGGATATGTATTCTCCGATTACGAGGGGCTTAAAATGCTATATACCTTTCAGCACATAGCCAAAAATGCTGCTGATGCCGCTCCGATAGCGTTAAACGCAGGTGTCGACCTGGAGGCTCCAAGTCCCGATGTGTATAGCAAGCTTATTGAACTGGTAAAAGCGGGTAAAGTAAAAGAGTCGCAGATTGATACAGCAGTGGCGCGTATCCTTACGGTAAAGTTTAAAGCTGGGTTGTTTGAAAAACCTTTGGTAGATACTTTGCAACTCAAAAAAAGGGTGCATACCCCGGCGCATGTTACCCTGTCGCAGCAGATAGCAGAAGAATCTCTTATCCTGTTAAAAAATGATAAGCAGCTATTGCCGCTGGATATCAACAAACTGAAATCACTGGCAGTGATAGGGCCTAATGCCAATCAGGTACAGTATGGGGATTACAGTTCTACCCGCGACAGCCGTTCAGGTATTACTGTTTTAAACGGTATTAAAACACTGGTGGGCAATAACGTAAAAATAAATTATGTCAAAGGTTGTACCTTATCTGGCCACGATAAAAGCGGGTTTGCAGAGGCTGTTGAAGCTGCTAAAAATAGCGATGCCGTAGTTGTAGTGCTGGGTACTACCAGCGTGGTGTTTTCGGGAATCGGATGGAATGGCCACGCGCCCGAAAGCGAGCCAAAAGACCCTTTTACCTGTGGCGAAGGCTATGATGTTACCGATATAAACCCCGAAGGTGTTCAGCGCCAACTGCTTCAGGAAATATATAAAACCGGTAAACCGATGATACTGGTGCTGGTGCATGGTAGGCCCTGGAGTATCAGCTGGGAAAAGGAAAACATCCCGGCTATTCTGGAGGCCTGGTACCCCGGTGAAAAGGGCGGAAACGCCATAGCCAATATTCTGTTTGGCAAGGTAAATCCATCGGGCAGGTTAAATGTATCTATTCCGCAATCTGTGGGGCATATTCCGGTGTTTTATAATCATGTAAGTTCCGGTAAAGGTTTTTATCACAATCCCGGCTCGCCCGATAAACCGGGTCAGGACTATGTTTTCTCGTCAGCTGATGTATTGTTCCCCTTTGGTTTTGGGTTAAGTTATACATCTTTTAACTACAGCAATATGCGGGTTTCGGCTGCCTCATTCGGTAAAGGTCAAAGTGTGCAGGTTTCGGTAGATGTAACCAATACCGGTAGCGTGCCCGGTAAAGAAGTAGTACAGATGTACCTTGGCAATAAAGTAAACTCGGTTACCACGCCAGTAATGGCACTAAAGGGGTTTGATAAGATAAGCCTGAAACCGGGTGAAACGCAAACAGTACACTTTATCATAAAGCCAGAGGATATCGCGATATGGAATACCGATATGAAATTTGTTACCGAGCCGGGGACATTTGATGTAATGATAGCCCGGTCAGCAGAGGATGTGGTGCTCAAAAAAACACTGGAGTATAAAGACTGA